One Chroicocephalus ridibundus chromosome 21, bChrRid1.1, whole genome shotgun sequence DNA segment encodes these proteins:
- the PPOX gene encoding protoporphyrinogen oxidase isoform X1 has protein sequence MPPTVAVVGGGISGLAACYHLARSPRPPKVLLLEAGARFGGWLQSTRAPDGAVFEHGPRGIRPGGAAGTDTLHMVSELGLEGDILPVPGDHPASRNRFLYVRGALHKLPSGLGALLRPVSPFSQALLWSGVRDLLAPAGTEPDESVHAFVHRRFGREVADIAVDSLCRGVFAGDCRALSIRSCFPALFQAERRRRSVLLGMALGSGKERGAESGLSRRARAERWSQWSLRGGMQTLPEALVAFLRPRGVELRCHAPLRRLRPRPDGRWQLTLPDGTLTADHVISALPAAALAEVLPEEAEPLARELRRIPAVSVAVVNLQYQGVTLPVTGFGHLVPSSEDASLLGIVYDSVAFPEHDGTGAGSVRLTVMLGGAWFGQSFGDPASASPSLLLQRAQAAARDQLGLEPPPTRSILRVHQACIPQYTLGHWQRTERIGRFLAERRLPLSLIGASYAGVSVNDCIASAKAAVGQLLGGLR, from the exons ATGCCGCCCACCGTGGCCGTCGTGGGGGGCGGTATCAGCGGCCTGGCCGCCTGCTACCACctggcccgcagcccccgcccgcccaAG gtgctgctgctggaggccggCGCCCGCTTCggggggtggctgcagagcaCCCGCGCCCCCGACGGGGCCGTGTTCGAGCACGGGCCGCGGGGCAtccgccccgggggggcggcgggcaccgACACCCTGCACAtg gtctctgagcTCGGCCTGGAGGGTGACATCCTTCCCGTCCCCGGGGACCACCCGGCTTCCAGGAATCGCTTCCTCTATGTCAGGGGGGCCCTGCACAAACTGCCATCGGGCTTGGG GGCCTTGCTGCGGCCGGTGTCCCCCTTCTCGCAGGCGCTGCTGTGGAGCGGGGTGCGGGACCTGCTGGCACCGGCCGGGACGGAGCCCGACGAGAGCGTCCACGCCTTCGTTCATCGCCGTTTCGGCCGGGAG GTGGCCGACATCGCCGTGGACAGTTTGTGCCGGGGGGTTTTCGCCGGGGATTGTCGGGCGCTGAGTATCCGTTCCTGCTTCCCCGCGCTTTTCCAAGCGGAACGGCGACGGCGCTCCGTCCTGCTGGGGATGGCGCTGGGCTCCG GGAAGGAGCGCGGGGCCGAGTCGGGGCTGAGCCGCCGGGCGCGGGCCGAGCGCTGGAGCCAGTGGTCGCTGCGGGGGGGGATGCAGACCCTGCCCGAGGCTTTGGTGGCGTTTCTGCGCCCCCGCGGCGTCGAGCTGCGGTGCCACGCGCCCCTGCGCCGCCTGCGCCCACGGCCCGACGGCCGATGGCAG ctcaccctACCCGACGGCACCCTGACGGCTGACCACGTCATCAGCGCCCTCCCAGCCGCAG ccctggctgaggtgctgccggagGAGGCCGAGCCGCTGGCGCGGGAGCTGCGCCGCATCCCGGCCGTGTCGGTGGCCGTGGTGAACCTGCAGTACCAGGGCGTCACGTTGCCCGTCACG GGTTTCGGGCACTTGGTGCCCTCCTCCGAGGACGCTTCCCTCCTGGGCATCGTCTACGACTCGGTGGCCTTCCCCGAGCACGACGGCACGGGAGCCGGCTCCGTGCGGCTGACG GTGATGCTGGGAGGCGCCTGGTTCGGGCAGAGCTTCGGGGACCCGGCCTCGGCGTCACCGTCGCTGTTGCTGCAGCGGGCGCAGGCGGCCGCGCGCGACCAGCTGGGCCTGGAGCCCCCCCCGACACGCTCCATCCTCAGGGTGCACCAG GCCTGCATCCCCCAGTACACGCTGGGCCACTGGCAGCGCACAG agCGCATCGGCCGGTTCCTGGCGGAGCGGCGCCTGCCCCTCAGCCTCATCGGAGCCTCCTACGCCGGCGTCTCCGTCAACGACTGCATCGCCAGCGCCAAAGCGGCCgtggggcagctgctgggggggctgcgctga
- the B4GALT3 gene encoding beta-1,4-galactosyltransferase 3: MLRRLLERPCSLALLVGCQFAFVAYFSLGGFRNLTSLFGRAAGPVFDYTRTHDVYANLSRLLPRRAARPDPAQPLPFCPERSPFLVGPLTVSFSRVPTLEQIQAKNPAVEEGGRYQPSTCEARSRTAVIIPHRNRETHLGHLLYYLHPFLQRQQLQYGIYVVHQAGNSTFNRAKLLNVGVKEALKDEEWDCLFLHDVDLIPENDHNLYTCDPWNPKHVSIAMNKFGYSLPYPQYFGGVSALTPDQYMKINGFPNEYWGWGGEDDDIATRVRLAGMKITRPPVSIGHYKMVKHKSDKGNEENPHRFDLLIRTQRMWTQDGMNSLTYTLLAKHLHPLYTNLTVDIGTDPRAGRGRRGPVPGHEGQRYRSSSSLFREEMLRKLPRDAAGWGEQGLALSPRLPTAAGQQPQAGNGTRGATGSPPAPGITQRSPEAAGAGDAHPGSSVSVAVAQEMGALPARGDNQSLPQGGH, encoded by the exons atgCTGCGGCGGTTGCTGGAGCGGCCTTGCAGCCTGGCCCTGTTGGTGGGCTGCCAGTTCGCTTTCGTCGCTTATTTCTCCTTGGGGGGGTTCCGGAACCTCACCTCCCTCTtcggccgcgccgccggccccgtCTTCGATTACACCCGCACCCACGACGTCTACGCCAACCTCAGCCGGCTCCTgccccgccgggccgcccgccccgaCCCCGCGCAGCCCCTCCCCTTCTGCCCCGAGAGGTCGCCCTTCCTCG TCGGCCCGCTGACGGTGAGCTTCAGCCGGGtgcccacgctggagcagatcCAGGCGAAGAACCCGGCGGTGGAGGAGGGCGGCCGGTACCAACCCTCCACCTGCGAAGCCCGGTCCCGCACCGCCGTCATCATCCCCCACCGCAACCGCGAGACCCACCTGGGCCACCTCCTCTACTACCTGCACCCCTTCCTGCAGCGCCAGCAGCTGCAGTACGGCATCTACGTCGTGCACCAG GCCGGCAACTCCACCTTCAACCGGGCCAAGCTGCTGAACGTGGGGGTGAAGGAGGCGCTGAAGGACGAGGAGTGGGACTGTCTCTTCCTCCACGACGTCGACCTCATCCCCGAGAACGACCACAACCTCTACACCTGCGACCCCTGGAACCCCAAACACGTCTCCATCGCCATGAATAAATTCGGATACAG CCTGCCCTACCCCCAGTACTTCGGGGGGGTCTCAGCTCTCACCCCCGACCAGTATATGAAGATCAATGGTTTCCCCAACGAGTACTGGGGCTGGGGCGGCGAGGACGATGACATCGCCACCAG GGTGCGCCTGGCCGGCATGAAGATCACCCGCCCGCCCGTCTCCATCGGCCACTACAAGATGGTGAAACACAAGAGCGACAAAGGCAACGAGGAGAACCCCCACAG GTTCGACCTGCTGATCCGCACGCAGCGGATGTGGACGCAGGACGGGATGAACTCCCTCACGTACACGCTGTTGGCCAAGCACCTCCACCCGCTCTACACCAACCTCACGGTGGACATCGGTACGGACCCTCGAgccggccggggccgccgggggccGGTGCCGGGCCACGAGGGCCAGAGGtaccgcagcagcagcagcctcttccGAGAGGAGATGCTGCGCAAGCTGCCCCGGGAcgctgcggggtggggggagcaggggctggcccTGTCCCCCCGGTTGCCCACGGCCGCTGGGCAGCAGCCGCAGGCGGGTAACGGCACCCGGGGCGCCACCGgctccccgccggcaccggggatCACCCAACGCAGCCCCGAGGCTGCCGGGGCCGGCGATGCCCACCCAGGGAGCAGCGTCAGCGTGGCTGTGGCACAGGAGATGGGTGCCCTGCCTGCCCGTGGGGACAACCAGAGCCTGCCACAGGGTGGCCACTAG
- the PPOX gene encoding protoporphyrinogen oxidase isoform X2, with amino-acid sequence MPPTVAVVGGGISGLAACYHLARSPRPPKVLLLEAGARFGGWLQSTRAPDGAVFEHGPRGIRPGGAAGTDTLHMVSELGLEGDILPVPGDHPASRNRFLYVRGALHKLPSGLGALLRPVSPFSQALLWSGVRDLLAPAGTEPDESVHAFVHRRFGREVADIAVDSLCRGVFAGDCRALSIRSCFPALFQAERRRRSVLLGMALGSALAEVLPEEAEPLARELRRIPAVSVAVVNLQYQGVTLPVTGFGHLVPSSEDASLLGIVYDSVAFPEHDGTGAGSVRLTVMLGGAWFGQSFGDPASASPSLLLQRAQAAARDQLGLEPPPTRSILRVHQACIPQYTLGHWQRTERIGRFLAERRLPLSLIGASYAGVSVNDCIASAKAAVGQLLGGLR; translated from the exons ATGCCGCCCACCGTGGCCGTCGTGGGGGGCGGTATCAGCGGCCTGGCCGCCTGCTACCACctggcccgcagcccccgcccgcccaAG gtgctgctgctggaggccggCGCCCGCTTCggggggtggctgcagagcaCCCGCGCCCCCGACGGGGCCGTGTTCGAGCACGGGCCGCGGGGCAtccgccccgggggggcggcgggcaccgACACCCTGCACAtg gtctctgagcTCGGCCTGGAGGGTGACATCCTTCCCGTCCCCGGGGACCACCCGGCTTCCAGGAATCGCTTCCTCTATGTCAGGGGGGCCCTGCACAAACTGCCATCGGGCTTGGG GGCCTTGCTGCGGCCGGTGTCCCCCTTCTCGCAGGCGCTGCTGTGGAGCGGGGTGCGGGACCTGCTGGCACCGGCCGGGACGGAGCCCGACGAGAGCGTCCACGCCTTCGTTCATCGCCGTTTCGGCCGGGAG GTGGCCGACATCGCCGTGGACAGTTTGTGCCGGGGGGTTTTCGCCGGGGATTGTCGGGCGCTGAGTATCCGTTCCTGCTTCCCCGCGCTTTTCCAAGCGGAACGGCGACGGCGCTCCGTCCTGCTGGGGATGGCGCTGGGCTCCG ccctggctgaggtgctgccggagGAGGCCGAGCCGCTGGCGCGGGAGCTGCGCCGCATCCCGGCCGTGTCGGTGGCCGTGGTGAACCTGCAGTACCAGGGCGTCACGTTGCCCGTCACG GGTTTCGGGCACTTGGTGCCCTCCTCCGAGGACGCTTCCCTCCTGGGCATCGTCTACGACTCGGTGGCCTTCCCCGAGCACGACGGCACGGGAGCCGGCTCCGTGCGGCTGACG GTGATGCTGGGAGGCGCCTGGTTCGGGCAGAGCTTCGGGGACCCGGCCTCGGCGTCACCGTCGCTGTTGCTGCAGCGGGCGCAGGCGGCCGCGCGCGACCAGCTGGGCCTGGAGCCCCCCCCGACACGCTCCATCCTCAGGGTGCACCAG GCCTGCATCCCCCAGTACACGCTGGGCCACTGGCAGCGCACAG agCGCATCGGCCGGTTCCTGGCGGAGCGGCGCCTGCCCCTCAGCCTCATCGGAGCCTCCTACGCCGGCGTCTCCGTCAACGACTGCATCGCCAGCGCCAAAGCGGCCgtggggcagctgctgggggggctgcgctga